In one Echinicola marina genomic region, the following are encoded:
- a CDS encoding tetratricopeptide repeat protein, whose protein sequence is MKAKFALLGLLSFVVVGLAHAQDGWNWPSDPQKEAKAREYNAAYNDYLKSDQFIQATKPLHWLLVNAPDLNEAIYINGVKVYDGAAEAATDEAQKAIYQDSVMAIYDIRAEKYNNEAEWIENKAYYGYRYYRGNKDKVADAASYFAKDIELNGEINTVGLVPAYFDLVYRNYAYNQAYTDEQVLDIYDNLYARLDKAEAEGADASGEKSTLDQILVAMEIIDCDFIQEKLGPQLEADPSNVALAKRIFQYSVQYKCTSSETFSKALEVVDNDSPTFSTSQVRGLRYMQDGNYAKAEEMFTRALELAENNKQKAEVTYDLAKAQAQLGKKSAARQSAMSVAELDPEKTSDAWSFIGSLYMGSSNDCRGGQSRVKDYSIFIAAYDAFAKAGDNKGMANAKARFPSKEELFTEGYQVGQTLNTGCWIGQTVSLKTRD, encoded by the coding sequence ATGAAAGCTAAATTTGCATTATTAGGGTTATTATCTTTTGTTGTGGTGGGCTTGGCCCATGCACAGGATGGTTGGAATTGGCCTTCAGATCCTCAAAAGGAGGCTAAAGCTAGGGAGTATAATGCTGCCTACAATGATTATTTGAAATCAGATCAATTTATTCAGGCGACCAAACCATTGCATTGGTTATTGGTAAATGCTCCAGACCTAAACGAAGCCATATATATCAATGGGGTGAAAGTTTATGATGGTGCTGCTGAAGCGGCTACAGATGAGGCTCAAAAAGCGATTTATCAAGATTCTGTCATGGCAATTTATGACATCAGAGCTGAAAAATACAATAATGAGGCTGAATGGATAGAAAATAAGGCTTATTACGGTTATAGATATTATAGAGGAAATAAGGATAAAGTAGCTGATGCGGCGTCTTATTTTGCCAAAGATATTGAACTTAATGGGGAGATCAACACCGTAGGGTTGGTGCCGGCTTATTTCGACCTTGTGTACAGAAACTATGCCTATAACCAAGCTTATACAGATGAGCAGGTCCTTGATATCTATGATAATCTCTATGCTCGTTTAGATAAAGCTGAAGCTGAAGGTGCTGATGCTTCTGGAGAGAAATCTACATTGGATCAAATTCTTGTGGCCATGGAAATCATCGATTGTGATTTTATCCAAGAGAAATTAGGTCCACAGTTGGAAGCAGATCCAAGCAATGTGGCATTGGCAAAAAGAATCTTCCAGTATTCTGTACAGTATAAGTGTACTTCTTCAGAGACTTTCTCTAAAGCCCTTGAAGTGGTGGATAATGACAGCCCTACATTCTCTACTTCCCAAGTAAGAGGTCTGAGATATATGCAGGATGGAAATTATGCCAAGGCAGAAGAAATGTTTACCAGAGCATTGGAGTTGGCTGAAAATAACAAGCAAAAAGCTGAGGTTACTTATGACTTGGCCAAGGCGCAAGCTCAATTGGGTAAAAAATCTGCTGCCAGACAGTCTGCAATGAGTGTGGCCGAACTTGATCCAGAAAAAACTTCTGATGCATGGTCATTTATCGGTAGCTTGTACATGGGTTCTTCCAATGACTGTAGAGGTGGTCAAAGTAGAGTAAAAGATTATTCGATCTTTATTGCTGCTTATGACGCTTTTGCTAAAGCAGGTGATAATAAAGGAATGGCCAATGCCAAGGCAAGATTCCCTTCTAAAGAGGAGTTGTTTACTGAAGGCTACCAAGTGGGCCAAACTTTGAATACCGGCTGCTGGATAGGTCAAACTGTATCCTTGAAAACCAGAGATTAA
- a CDS encoding type III pantothenate kinase — MRNLVIDIGNTRIKSALFDGLEMIEEQSLNYIDELLRYTDAWDFDHVIVSSVRWSSQELELMLPFGFLFLDQGTLLPVKNQYQTPHTLGLDRLAAAIGAYSKTGKGPVLSIDLGTCITYDFIDAYKAYLGGAISPGLQMRFRAMHEQTARLPLVDYDFEEVKPGLIGGNTLDGMKSGVYFGIKHEIEGIIKQYLGNHQDLKVFICGGDAKFFESLTKDHIFVIPNLVLHGLNRILIYNVNKN, encoded by the coding sequence TTGAGGAATTTAGTCATAGATATAGGGAATACCAGGATAAAAAGTGCCCTGTTTGATGGTCTGGAGATGATTGAGGAGCAAAGCCTGAATTATATAGATGAGCTGCTCCGATATACCGACGCTTGGGATTTTGACCATGTCATTGTCAGTTCGGTGCGTTGGTCCAGCCAAGAACTTGAATTGATGTTGCCCTTTGGCTTTTTGTTTTTGGACCAAGGGACGCTTTTGCCGGTGAAAAACCAATATCAAACCCCACATACTTTGGGGCTTGATAGGCTGGCAGCGGCTATTGGTGCTTACAGTAAAACAGGTAAAGGCCCGGTTTTGAGCATTGATTTGGGAACTTGTATTACTTATGATTTCATCGATGCGTATAAGGCCTATTTGGGCGGGGCAATATCCCCGGGGCTTCAGATGAGATTCAGGGCCATGCATGAACAAACGGCACGATTGCCGCTGGTTGATTATGATTTCGAGGAAGTTAAGCCTGGATTGATCGGGGGCAATACCCTAGATGGAATGAAAAGTGGTGTTTATTTTGGAATTAAACATGAAATAGAAGGTATCATCAAGCAATACCTTGGCAATCATCAGGATTTAAAGGTCTTTATTTGTGGTGGTGATGCAAAATTCTTTGAAAGCTTAACAAAAGACCACATATTTGTAATCCCCAATTTAGTCCTTCATGGTCTGAATAGAATATTAATTTACAATGTCAATAAAAACTAG
- a CDS encoding anhydro-N-acetylmuramic acid kinase — MDTSNIYHIIGLMSGTSGDGLDMAHCRFVYEQKWSFSIIEATTVPFPENLGKKLNQAHQLSGEELCLLDREFGTWMGEKIKEFCKSYQLRPDAVASHGHTVFHQPQKRLTTQIGCGWSLMQTCGLPVINDFRTLDVLLGGQGAPLAPVGDHYLFEAYDFCLNLGGIANISMISKGQRKAFDTSPFNLLLNHFAAKKGLPYDDKGKLAKKGKVIPELLEQLNSLPYYENIGAKSLGRENIENSFLPLLENRNAEVEDTLATLVRHYAEQISKVVLEHSIKSPSKLLITGGGAYNHFFIEVLSEKLGDKAIAIVPDREIVDFKEALIFAFLGVLKLRKEANSLASVTGASRNSCGGTLYLPDLTA; from the coding sequence ATGGATACTTCCAATATCTACCATATAATCGGCCTGATGTCCGGCACCTCCGGCGATGGACTCGACATGGCTCATTGTAGGTTTGTTTATGAGCAAAAATGGTCCTTCAGTATCATTGAAGCGACTACTGTCCCATTCCCTGAGAACTTAGGCAAAAAACTTAATCAAGCACACCAGCTTTCCGGGGAGGAACTCTGCCTTTTAGACAGGGAATTTGGAACATGGATGGGAGAAAAGATAAAAGAATTCTGTAAAAGCTATCAGCTAAGGCCGGACGCCGTAGCCTCTCATGGGCATACCGTTTTTCACCAACCACAAAAAAGATTGACCACACAGATCGGTTGCGGATGGAGTTTAATGCAAACATGCGGTTTGCCCGTGATCAATGATTTTAGAACCTTGGATGTTTTACTAGGCGGCCAAGGCGCTCCATTGGCACCAGTAGGGGATCATTACCTTTTCGAAGCATATGACTTCTGCTTAAATCTAGGAGGAATTGCTAATATCTCCATGATAAGCAAAGGACAGAGAAAGGCTTTTGACACCTCTCCGTTCAACCTCTTACTGAACCATTTTGCCGCAAAAAAGGGGCTCCCTTATGATGATAAAGGGAAACTGGCAAAGAAAGGAAAAGTAATCCCCGAACTTCTGGAACAACTTAATTCCCTACCTTATTATGAAAATATTGGCGCTAAATCTCTAGGAAGAGAAAATATAGAAAACAGCTTTTTACCTTTATTGGAAAACAGAAACGCGGAAGTAGAAGATACCCTGGCCACCTTAGTAAGACACTATGCAGAACAGATCAGCAAAGTAGTGTTGGAACATTCAATAAAATCTCCGAGCAAATTACTTATTACAGGAGGAGGGGCCTATAACCACTTTTTCATTGAAGTGCTATCAGAAAAATTAGGAGACAAAGCAATAGCCATCGTACCGGATCGAGAAATCGTAGATTTTAAGGAAGCGCTGATTTTTGCCTTCTTGGGCGTCCTAAAACTAAGAAAAGAAGCCAATTCCCTTGCTTCTGTAACAGGCGCCAGCAGAAACAGCTGCGGGGGCACCCTCTATCTTCCAGACTTAACAGCTTGA
- a CDS encoding Glu/Leu/Phe/Val dehydrogenase dimerization domain-containing protein — MIEPLKKFEDKPPEIVFEWNDSETEAKGWAVINSLRGGAAGGGTRMRKGLDRREVEALAKTMEIKFTVSGPPIGGAKSGINFDPNDPRKGEVLNRWYKAVMPILKSYYGTGGDLNIDEIEEVIPITESFGLWHPQEGIVHGHFHATEPQKIKKIGQLRQGVSKILEDPHYTPDSPKKYKVADMITGFGVAEAVKHYYRLWGGKIKGKRAIIQGWGNVGAAAACFLAVEGVKVVGIMDKEGGLINETGYSLDEIRKLFTHRSGNKLVAERLIPFKEINKNIWDIPHEIFIPAAASRLINIDQVRRLTKAGLEVISCGANVPFADKEIFFGPIGLATDQEVSVIPDFIANCGMARVFAYLMSDHAEVTDKAIFEDVSQTILKALKKTHKMQPEKTGIARKSFEIAINQLI; from the coding sequence ATGATTGAACCGCTCAAAAAATTTGAGGATAAACCGCCTGAAATAGTTTTTGAATGGAATGATAGTGAAACAGAAGCTAAAGGATGGGCTGTGATCAACTCTCTGAGAGGAGGCGCGGCAGGGGGCGGGACCCGTATGAGAAAAGGCTTGGACAGAAGGGAAGTGGAAGCTTTGGCAAAAACCATGGAAATAAAATTCACGGTTTCGGGACCACCCATAGGAGGGGCCAAATCGGGAATAAATTTTGATCCAAACGACCCAAGAAAGGGAGAGGTGCTCAACAGATGGTATAAAGCAGTAATGCCCATACTCAAAAGCTATTACGGCACTGGTGGAGATCTCAATATAGATGAAATCGAAGAGGTCATTCCCATCACCGAATCTTTCGGACTTTGGCATCCCCAGGAAGGTATAGTTCATGGCCATTTTCATGCTACTGAACCCCAAAAGATCAAGAAAATTGGCCAATTGCGACAAGGAGTTTCCAAAATTCTGGAAGACCCACATTATACACCTGACAGTCCAAAAAAGTACAAGGTAGCAGACATGATCACCGGTTTTGGGGTAGCTGAAGCCGTCAAGCATTATTATCGACTTTGGGGCGGAAAGATTAAAGGTAAGAGAGCCATCATCCAAGGCTGGGGCAATGTGGGAGCAGCAGCAGCCTGTTTTCTAGCCGTAGAAGGAGTTAAAGTAGTGGGCATCATGGACAAAGAAGGAGGCCTGATCAATGAAACCGGTTATAGCCTTGATGAAATCCGAAAATTATTCACCCATAGGTCAGGCAATAAATTGGTAGCGGAGAGGTTGATACCTTTCAAGGAAATAAATAAAAACATTTGGGATATCCCCCATGAAATATTTATTCCTGCGGCTGCTTCAAGATTAATTAATATTGACCAAGTGAGGCGTTTGACAAAAGCCGGACTGGAAGTGATTTCTTGCGGAGCCAATGTTCCCTTTGCGGATAAAGAGATCTTTTTCGGTCCCATAGGCTTGGCAACGGACCAAGAAGTATCGGTTATTCCTGACTTCATTGCCAATTGTGGAATGGCCAGGGTTTTTGCCTATTTGATGTCAGATCATGCTGAAGTGACCGACAAGGCAATTTTTGAGGATGTAAGCCAAACAATTCTAAAGGCTTTAAAAAAAACGCATAAAATGCAGCCCGAAAAGACGGGCATCGCAAGAAAATCTTTTGAAATAGCTATTAATCAACTGATTTAG
- a CDS encoding sodium:proton antiporter: MKNIIIAFGIIWGAIFYTGIPSVLALENNHKTEVAQDHEQVDQDHSSDSMHASDTPGEHGEEEGGHGQAPIWLVIPFVVLLLMIATGPLFYEHFWHHNYPKVAIGLATLVVAYYLFVLHDVHQPIHALAEYLQFIALLASLYIASGGILIKVDKKSTPLANVTLLIIGAIISNLIGTTGASMLLIRPFIRLNKHNIQAYHIIFFIFMVSNVGGSLTPIGDPPLFLGFLKGIPFFWTLEHNWPAWALALTILSVAFYFIDRKFGRANDNESIEEVAYTNKMSLIGSKNFLWLLIIIISVFLDPNVLDWVPAIHYDGMKFSFIREIIMFSVAFFSYKFADERAIKGNEFNFEPIREVAYIFIGIFGTMMPALQLVGNFAKSPEGSELITHNTLYWGTGLLSGFLDNAPTYLNFLAAAMASKGASISNVEMVRQFAMDGYHDSAFELMAISLAAVFFGAMTYIGNGPNFMVKSIAEQSGIKMPSFFGYIIRFSIPILLPVLIIVWLVFFAFS, from the coding sequence ATGAAGAATATTATTATTGCATTTGGTATTATTTGGGGAGCCATATTTTACACGGGGATACCCTCAGTTTTGGCACTTGAAAATAACCATAAAACAGAAGTTGCGCAAGACCATGAACAAGTAGATCAAGACCATTCATCGGATTCCATGCACGCCTCTGATACACCAGGAGAACATGGGGAGGAAGAAGGAGGACATGGACAAGCTCCTATTTGGTTAGTAATTCCATTTGTAGTTTTATTATTGATGATCGCCACTGGACCGCTATTCTATGAGCACTTTTGGCATCATAACTATCCAAAGGTGGCCATTGGTCTGGCCACACTGGTAGTGGCCTATTATCTCTTTGTGCTACATGATGTTCATCAGCCCATACATGCCCTGGCCGAGTACTTGCAGTTTATTGCATTACTGGCCTCATTATATATAGCATCAGGTGGAATTCTGATCAAAGTGGATAAAAAGTCTACACCGCTTGCCAATGTGACCCTCTTGATCATAGGTGCCATTATCTCCAATCTGATCGGTACCACTGGTGCATCGATGCTTTTAATCAGACCTTTTATCAGGTTAAACAAGCATAATATCCAAGCTTACCATATTATCTTCTTTATTTTTATGGTGAGTAATGTGGGTGGCTCACTGACACCTATTGGCGACCCGCCTCTTTTCTTGGGTTTCTTAAAAGGCATTCCATTCTTCTGGACATTGGAACATAACTGGCCAGCTTGGGCCTTGGCTTTGACGATCCTTTCAGTGGCATTTTACTTCATCGACCGTAAATTTGGCAGGGCCAATGACAACGAAAGTATAGAAGAAGTAGCCTATACTAATAAAATGTCCTTGATAGGTTCCAAAAACTTCTTATGGCTTTTGATCATCATCATCTCTGTTTTCTTGGATCCAAATGTATTGGATTGGGTGCCGGCAATACATTACGATGGAATGAAATTCTCCTTTATCAGGGAAATCATCATGTTCTCTGTCGCCTTCTTTTCCTATAAATTTGCAGACGAAAGGGCCATTAAAGGAAATGAATTCAATTTCGAGCCCATCAGGGAAGTGGCTTATATTTTTATCGGTATCTTTGGTACCATGATGCCTGCCCTGCAATTGGTAGGCAACTTTGCCAAATCTCCAGAAGGATCTGAATTGATTACCCACAATACACTCTATTGGGGAACAGGTCTGCTTTCAGGATTTTTGGACAATGCACCTACTTACTTAAACTTCTTAGCTGCCGCCATGGCCTCAAAAGGAGCCTCCATTTCTAATGTGGAAATGGTCAGACAATTCGCCATGGACGGCTATCATGATTCAGCCTTTGAATTGATGGCAATATCTTTGGCTGCTGTATTCTTTGGTGCCATGACTTATATTGGTAATGGACCCAACTTTATGGTAAAATCAATTGCAGAACAAAGCGGTATCAAAATGCCTTCCTTCTTTGGCTATATTATCCGCTTTTCCATACCGATATTACTTCCAGTATTAATTATCGTTTGGCTAGTCTTTTTTGCCTTCTCTTGA
- a CDS encoding PhoH family protein, translating to MPRAKKTENNRKIFVLDTSVILYAHNSIMNFAEHDVVIPITVLEELDQFKKGNDSKNFEAREFIRLLDKLSKDKMIHHWTPLNGKTKGFFKVMMTSDKLKGEPINANKVFGEEKNDHKILNAALVLKREEDGRKVILVSKDINLRLKAKSLDIHAEDYETGKIKNVTELENTGKAIIEGIDPDVINQLYDNHTVEAKHVLGTRKRKTNTYYILRSDKNSVLAYYNGGSNTMERVDKKMAYNVKPRNAEQTFALHAITNPNIKLVSVQGVAGTGKTLLALAGALEQRRDFKQIFLARPIVPLSNKDIGYLPGDIKSKLNPYMEPLWDNLKFIQNQFKESDKEFQKITEMVNQEKLVIQPLAYIRGRSLSNIFFIVDEAQNLTPHEVKTIISRAGENTKIVFTGDVHQIDTPYLDSQSNGLTYLIDRVKDHPLYAHIKLEKGERSELANLANELL from the coding sequence ATGCCAAGAGCTAAAAAAACCGAGAACAACCGAAAAATCTTTGTTTTGGACACTTCGGTCATACTCTATGCCCACAATTCAATCATGAATTTTGCAGAACACGATGTGGTTATTCCCATCACCGTTTTGGAGGAATTGGATCAGTTCAAAAAGGGCAATGATTCTAAAAATTTTGAGGCGAGAGAGTTTATTAGATTGTTGGACAAATTGTCTAAAGACAAGATGATCCATCACTGGACCCCACTCAACGGAAAAACCAAAGGGTTCTTTAAGGTAATGATGACCTCTGACAAACTAAAAGGGGAGCCTATCAATGCCAATAAGGTCTTTGGTGAGGAAAAAAATGACCATAAAATCCTCAATGCAGCTCTCGTGCTTAAACGAGAAGAAGATGGTAGGAAAGTCATTTTGGTAAGTAAGGATATCAATTTGAGATTAAAGGCCAAATCACTCGATATCCACGCTGAAGATTATGAAACAGGCAAGATAAAAAATGTCACCGAACTGGAAAATACTGGAAAAGCTATCATTGAAGGTATTGACCCTGATGTGATCAATCAATTATATGATAACCATACAGTAGAGGCCAAACATGTACTGGGCACACGAAAAAGAAAAACCAATACCTATTACATCTTGCGCAGCGACAAGAATTCCGTTCTGGCCTATTATAATGGGGGGTCCAATACCATGGAGCGGGTGGATAAAAAAATGGCCTATAATGTAAAGCCCAGAAATGCTGAGCAGACTTTTGCTCTCCACGCCATAACCAATCCTAATATTAAACTGGTATCGGTACAAGGAGTAGCAGGTACGGGGAAAACCTTATTGGCACTTGCCGGAGCCCTGGAACAACGTAGGGACTTCAAACAGATCTTTCTGGCAAGACCCATTGTTCCCCTAAGTAATAAGGACATCGGCTATCTACCCGGGGATATCAAATCAAAACTCAATCCATACATGGAACCGCTTTGGGATAATTTGAAATTCATACAGAACCAGTTTAAGGAATCTGACAAGGAATTTCAAAAAATAACTGAAATGGTCAATCAAGAAAAACTGGTGATTCAGCCCTTGGCCTATATCAGGGGGCGTTCCCTTTCGAATATCTTCTTTATCGTCGACGAGGCACAAAACCTCACTCCTCACGAAGTAAAGACCATTATCAGCAGAGCTGGGGAAAATACAAAAATTGTATTTACCGGCGATGTACACCAAATCGACACCCCTTACCTGGACAGCCAAAGTAACGGCCTTACCTACCTGATCGACAGGGTAAAGGACCATCCCTTATATGCACATATTAAGCTGGAAAAAGGCGAAAGATCCGAATTGGCCAACTTGGCCAACGAATTATTATAA
- a CDS encoding LytR/AlgR family response regulator transcription factor, producing the protein MKEERILVVEDDPDIAENIEEILELLGYVNIDIANSANQAIKVIKKYRPDLVFMDIKLKGDKDGIELGEIVQQMVDAPIIYVTSYSDPSIIERAKRIHPAGFIVKPFNTNDIHAIVEIVLYNRRTNALHSDAPKAKAESPYLVTDAVYIKSDNAYERVNYEDIYYVEANGNMVSIFTKDKNYTIRKSMKDMEDKLPSELFLRVQKSYIVQLGQIESFSTKEINLKSGAIVQVGRQYYNSFLAKLNTITES; encoded by the coding sequence ATGAAAGAAGAAAGAATTTTGGTTGTTGAGGATGATCCGGATATTGCAGAAAATATTGAGGAGATTCTCGAACTTTTAGGATATGTAAATATCGACATTGCTAATTCTGCCAATCAAGCTATTAAGGTAATCAAGAAATACAGGCCTGATTTGGTATTTATGGATATCAAATTGAAGGGGGATAAAGATGGGATAGAATTGGGTGAGATTGTTCAGCAAATGGTTGATGCGCCCATTATCTATGTGACTTCTTACAGTGATCCTTCAATAATAGAAAGGGCGAAGCGTATACATCCTGCTGGGTTTATCGTTAAGCCGTTCAATACCAATGATATCCATGCGATAGTGGAGATTGTTTTATATAACCGAAGAACCAATGCTTTACATTCTGATGCCCCTAAGGCTAAGGCAGAAAGCCCATATTTGGTTACAGATGCGGTTTACATTAAGTCTGACAATGCCTACGAAAGAGTCAATTACGAAGACATTTATTACGTGGAGGCAAATGGGAATATGGTTTCGATCTTTACCAAAGATAAAAACTACACTATTAGAAAGTCCATGAAGGATATGGAAGACAAGCTGCCAAGTGAATTGTTCCTGAGGGTGCAGAAGTCTTATATTGTTCAGTTGGGACAAATAGAAAGTTTCAGCACCAAGGAAATCAACCTTAAGAGTGGGGCTATCGTGCAAGTAGGCCGGCAGTATTATAATAGCTTCTTAGCTAAGTTGAATACAATTACAGAAAGTTAA
- a CDS encoding LytR/AlgR family response regulator transcription factor, producing the protein MRALVIDDERLARKELINLLSGISDVEVIGEAMNVDDAKEKIAELNPDVIFLDIQMPEKTGFDLLAELEAVPKVVFTTAYDEFALKAFEVNALDYLLKPIDPERLTEAIAKLKSQIDAGNGHSGERAVENEDPKLSLKDQVFVKDGDRCWFVKLENVRLFESDGNYIKVYFDNNKPMIHKSLNALDERLDEKSFFRASRKHIINLSWVDGIEPWFNGGLVVTLKGGDRIEVSRRQAARFKDMMSL; encoded by the coding sequence ATGCGTGCATTAGTAATCGATGATGAAAGACTGGCTAGGAAAGAGCTGATCAATTTGCTTTCTGGAATAAGTGATGTGGAGGTAATTGGAGAAGCCATGAATGTAGATGATGCCAAAGAGAAAATTGCTGAGTTAAATCCTGATGTGATTTTTTTGGATATTCAAATGCCCGAAAAGACTGGATTCGATTTATTGGCCGAACTGGAGGCTGTTCCCAAGGTGGTATTTACCACGGCATATGACGAGTTTGCGTTGAAGGCTTTTGAAGTGAATGCTTTGGATTATCTCTTGAAGCCTATAGATCCGGAAAGATTAACCGAAGCCATAGCCAAATTAAAAAGTCAGATAGACGCAGGAAATGGACATTCCGGTGAAAGGGCTGTGGAAAATGAAGATCCTAAATTGAGCCTTAAGGACCAGGTCTTCGTAAAGGATGGCGATAGGTGCTGGTTTGTCAAATTGGAAAATGTTCGTTTGTTTGAGTCTGACGGCAATTATATCAAGGTGTATTTTGATAATAATAAGCCAATGATTCACAAATCTTTGAATGCCTTGGATGAAAGGTTGGATGAGAAATCCTTTTTTAGGGCAAGCAGAAAACATATCATTAATTTAAGTTGGGTGGATGGTATAGAGCCATGGTTCAATGGAGGCTTAGTGGTGACCCTGAAAGGGGGAGATCGAATAGAAGTCAGCAGGCGTCAAGCTGCCCGATTCAAGGATATGATGAGCTTATGA